Proteins found in one Fusarium oxysporum Fo47 chromosome V, complete sequence genomic segment:
- a CDS encoding major facilitator superfamily domain-containing protein encodes MTSSTEKHAEDAASEQVEYAVGSVEATAMNNLSDRVRKIRRKVDMRLCIIIAVLYTVCQIDRQNLAYAVVAGMGEDIDLGAMNYSIIVLLFFPTYTLFQPIMTVMARKIGPRWFLSGICVAWGIVMLAFGFAHRWQDLAGLRILLGLLEAGFFPSSVFLISTWYVRHEVAIRIAFFYLFGNVFGGFGGVLAYGLQQMDGLAGYEGWRWIFIMEGVITALLGFVGYIFIVDFPENARQTKRFLTAEEVDIMVSRIDADRGDAHSTEFSLRPYLENALDWKVWILAINFGLTSMVIYAVAYFLPIVLRDGLGFSVVEAQTLNAPANAPKCYVFGGILGLTESWLSDKYKLRGPFIMLNSILEIIGLSLLGFHHDNVVRYIGAYFVVGGANACLPLTLTYQSNNIVGQWRRAFCSALIVGMGGIGGIIASLVFRGQDKPGYRPGLYACLAAASLTFISVGFTTVVFRRKNQLQRQGKLVIENTDGFTYTFCTDMQTAKA; translated from the exons GAACAGGTCGAATATGCTGTCGGGTCCGTGGAAGCCACCGCCATGAATAACCTCAGTGATCGGGTTCGTAAGATCCGACGCAAGGTAGACATGCGACtctgcatcatcatcgccgtctTATACACCGTTTGTCAGATCGATCGTCAGAATCTGGCCTATGC CGTCGTTGCAGGAATGGGTGAAGATATCGACCTCGGCGCTATGAACTAC TCAatcatcgtcctcctcttcttcccaacCTATACTCTTTTCCAACCCATCATGACGGTTATGGCTCGCAAGATTGGCCCACGCTGGTTCTTGTCCGGGATCTGCGTTGCTTGGGGTATCGTTATGCTTGCCTTTGGTTTCGCTCATCGCTGGCAGGACCTTGCTGGTCTCAGAATACTATTGGGTCTGCTAGAGGCGGGGTTCTTCCCAAGCTCCGTCTTTCTCATCAGCACCTGGTATGTCCGGCATGAAGTCGCCATCAGAATCGCCTTCTTCTACCTGTTTGGAAATGTCTTTGGCGGTTTTGGAGGTGTTCTTGCTTATGGA CTTCAACAAATGGACGGACTTGCAGGTTATGAAGGCTGGCGCTGGATCTTCATTATGGAGGGTGTCATCACGGCTTTGCTTGGGTTCGTCGGATATatcttcatcgtcgactTTCCAGAGAACGCCCGCCAAACAAAGCGCTTTCTGACCGCTGAAGAGGTTGATATTATGGTCAGTCGCATTGATGCGGACAGAGGCGATGCCCATTCTACTGAATTCTCCCTCCGACCCTACCTTGAGAATGCCCTTGACTGGAAAGTATGGATCTTGGCAATCAACTTCGGTCTGACATCCATGGTTATCTATGCTGTCGCTTATTTCCTGCCCATTGTCTTAAGAGATGGGCTTGGGTTCTCAGTGGTGGAGGCTCAAACCCTGAATGCTCCG GCTAATGCTCCTAAGTGCTATGTATTCGGCGGCATACTTGGACTGACAGAGAGTTGGTTATCGGATAAGTACAAGCTTCGAGGGCCTTTCATCATGCTCAACTCGATCCTTGAGATCATCGGCCTTTCCTTGCTAGGttttcatcatgacaacgTAGTGCGCTACATCGGTGCCTACTTTGTGGTTGGTGGTGCTAACGCGTGTTTACCACTTACACTGACATACCAATCTAATAATATTGTTGGCCAGTGGCGTCGTGCCTTTTGTTCTGCACTGATTGTTGGAATGGGTGGTATCGGTGGCATTATTGCCAGCCTTGTCTTTCGAGGGCAAGATAAGCCCGGCTATAG ACCTGGACTTTACGCCTGTTTGGCCGCTGCCAGTCTCACTTTCATCTCTGTAGGCTTCACTACTGTTGTCTTTCGACGTAAGAATCAGCTTCAGAGGCAAGGAAAGCTTGTTATTGAGAACACGGATGGTTTCACTTACACGTT TTGCACCGATATGCAGACGGCCAAGGCCTGA
- a CDS encoding general substrate transporter — protein MSDEKVSAAAPEAHLDASDPSKTHPDVIDHARSAAQKEQKMTLMQGIKLYPKAVAWSILISTCIVMEGFDIVLVNNFYAFPQWNKKYGQLQPDGTYQVSAAWQAGLSNGANVGSIIGLFLNGWLSERFGYRYTIIGCLIWLSACITLFFTAQNVQMLLAAEILCGLPWGIFQTICVTYASEVCPIALRGYLTTYVNFCWGLGQEIGIGILRSMIGRTDQWAYRIPYGLQWIWPLPLIVGLWLAPESPWWLVRKGRVADAKKSLLRLTSLNRETDFDADETVAMMVHTTALEEKLTEGSSYIDCLKGVNRRRTEIVCMVWAMQNLSGNSFSNYSTYFLEQAGMSAEHAYSFALGQYAINMIGVFGAWGLMSIGIGRRTLYLYGLCGLCTVLCILGFLGLVPEADRQKGALATGSLMIGWAVVYQLTVGSVAYSLVSELPSRRLQIKTVALGRIFYGIVGIVNAVLAPYMLNPTAWNWSNYTGFFWGGICFLCVIYTYFRLPEPNGRTFAELGVLFEKGVSARKFATTKVDVFHESVDDHVLDQLSKADQATVETVEQAPAHK, from the exons ATGTCGGACGAAAAGGTCTCGGCTGCTGCCCCAGAGGCTCATCTCGATGCTTCGGATCCTAGCAAGACTCATCCTGATGTTATCGACCATGCGCGCTCTGCGGCCCAGAAGGAACAGAAGATGACCCTCATGCAGGGCATCAAGCTGTATCCCAAGGCTGTCGCGTGGAGTATTCTCATCTCGACTTGCATTGTCATGGAAGGATTCGATATTGTCCTTGTCAACAACTTCT ATGCTTTCCCTCAGTGGAACAAGAAGTACGGCCAACTCCAGCCTGATGGAACATATCAGGTGTCAGCAGCATGGCAAGCCGGCTTGAGTAAT GGTGCCAACGTCGGTTCCATCATCggtctcttcctcaacgGTTGGCTCTCAGAGCGCTTCGGTTATCGATACACCATCATCGGCTGCCTCATCTGGCTCTCAGCCTGCATcaccctcttcttcaccGCCCAGAACGTCCAAATGCTCCTCGCCGCCGAAATCCTCTGCGGTCTGCCATGGGGTATCTTCCAGACCATCTGCGTCACATACGCCTCCGAAGTCTGCCCCATCGCCCTTCGAGGTTATCTCACCACATACGTCAACTTCTGCTGGGGTCTCGGACAGGAAATCGGCATTGGAATTTTGCGATCTATGATCGGCCGAACTGATCAGTGGGCTTACAGAATCCCTTATGGTCTACAGTGGATCTGGCCTCTGCCTTTGATCGTGGGCTTGTGGCTTGCTCCCGAGTCTCCTTGGTGGCTTGTCCGCAAGGGCCGTGTTGCTGATGCTAAGAAGAGTCTTCTCCGACTTACGAGCCTTAACCGTGAGACCGATttcgatgctgatgagaCTGTCGCTATGATGGTTCATACAACTGCtctcgaggagaagctgaCAGAAGGAAGCTCTTATATCGATTGTCTCAAGGGTGTCAACCGTCGCCGAACAGAAATCGTCTGTATGGTTTGGGCCATGCAGAATCTCAGCGGTAACTCCTTTTCTAACTACTCGACCTACTTCCTCGAGCAAGCCGGTATGTCTGCCGAGCACGCCTACTCCTTTGCTCTTGGCCAATATGCGATCAACATGATTGGTGTCTTCGGTGCATGGGGTCTGATGTCTATTGGAATTGGTCGCCGAACTCTTTATCTTTACGGATTGTGCGGTCTCTGCACTGTTTTGTGCAttcttggcttccttggACTTGTCCCTGAGGCTGATCGCCAGAAGGGTGCTCTCGCCACCGGAAGTCTGATGATCGGCTGGGCTGTTGTTTACCAGCTCACCGTCGGCTCCGTGGCCTACTCCCTTGTCTCTGAGCTTCCTTCTCGACGACTTCAGATCAAGACCGTCGCTCTGGGACGTATCTTCTA CGGCATTGTTGGTATTGTCAACGCTGTTCTGGCTCCTTACATGCTCAACCCCACCGCTTGGAACTGGAGCAACTACACCGGTTTCTTCTGG GGTGGCATCTGCTTCCTCTGCGTCATCTATACCTACTTCCGCCTGCCCGAGCCCAACGGCCGAACCTTTGCCGAGTTGGGCGTTCTGTTCGAGAAGGGTGTCAGCGCTCGAAAGTTTGCTACCACCAAGGTCGATGTCTTCCACGAGTCTGTCGATGATCACGTTCTCGACCAGTTGAGCAAGGCCGATCAGGCTACTGTTGAGACCGTTGAGCAAGCCCCAGCACACAAATAG
- a CDS encoding transmembrane amino acid transporter protein-domain-containing protein, which yields MLGTEKVADQEGQVFAGEVHDDPGHAHDAVFGRLTNDGPNYRNVGWVGTAGLMMKTQLGLGILSIPSVFDTLGMIPGLICLCVVAAITTWSDYIVGSFKLRHREVYGIDDAGGLMFGRAGQEIFGFAFGLYWTFVCGSAMLSVSIGFNAVSNHGTCTAVFVAVAAITGFIFASIRTLGKLSWLAWLGLICVISSVIILTIAVGIQDRPAAAPKDAVWVSDYELFKKPSFTNAMSAICALIFAYAGTPAFFSIAAEMRDPRHYTRSLILCQTVISACYIAIGCVVYYFCGSYVASPALGSAGVLIKRVSYGIALPGLIVTTMLTCHLASKHVFVRVLRGSKHLAANTFTHWASWIGCTFSITVVAYVIASGIPIFGGLVSLIGALLATSLSFQPMGCMWLYDNWKRGKQDRSITWSIGVLWSVTIIVLGTFLTIAGTYASVVDIIASYKVSGGSAAWSCADNSGSS from the exons ATGCTTGGTACCGAAAAGGTTGCTGACCAGGAGGGTCAGGTATTTGCTGGTGAAGTTCATGATGATCCTGGTCATGCTCATGATGCTGTTTTCGGAAGACTCACCAATGATGGCCCAAATTACCGCAAT GTCGGTTGGGTGGGCACAGCTGgcctgatgatgaagacgcagcttggccttggaatCTTGTCCATCCCGTCAGTGTTTGACACGCTGGGAATGATCCCTGGTCTCATCTGCCTTTGCGTTGTAGCTGCAATTACGACCTGGTCAGATTACATAGTCGGTAGTTTCAAGCTTAGGCATCGCGAAGTCTACGGTATTGACGATGCGGGTGGTCTGATGTTTGGTCGTGCTGGCCAGGAAATCTTTGGCTTTGCCTTTGGTCTCT ACTGGACGTTTGTTTGTGGATCGGCAATGCTCAGCGTGTCAATTGGCTTCAATGCCGTTTCAAATCACGGAACATGTACTGCCGTCTTTGTCGCAGTTGCAGCTATCACTGGTTTCATCTTTGCCAGCATCCGAACACTCGGGAAGCTAAGTTGGCTCGCTTGGCTGGGATTGATCTGTGTCATCTCTTCTG TCATCATCCTTACAATTGCCGTGGGTATACAAGATCGACCTGCAGCTGCACCCAAAGATGCGGTTTGGGTATCAGACTACGAGCTCTTCAAAAAGCCAAGCTTCACCAACGCCATGTCCGCTATCTGTGCGTTGATCTTTGCTTATGCAGGTACCCCAGCCTTTTTCAGTATTGCTGCAGAAATGAGGGATCCTAGACACTATACGAGATCTCTGATCCTGTGCCAGACAGTCATCAGTGCCTGCTACATTGCAATTGGCTGTGTGGTATACTATTTCTGTGGCTCGTATGTTGCCTCGCCAGCTCTTGGGTCTGCAGGTGTCTTGATTAAGAGAGTCAGCTACGGAATTGCCCTTCCTGGGCTGATAGTCACGACTATGTTGACTTGCCAT CTGGCAAGTAAGCATGTCTTTGTGCGTGTCTTGCGAGGCTCCAAGCATCTCGCTGCCAATACCTTCACCCACTGGGCATCTTGGATAGGATGTACTTTCAGTATCACAGTTGTTGCATATGTGATAGCCAGCGGTATTCCCATCTTTGGTGGGCTCGTTTCTCTTATTGGGGCATTGCTTGCCACATCACTCTCATTCCAGCCTATGGGATGCATGTGGCTCTACGATAACTGGAAGCGTGGGAAGCAAGATCGCTCAATCACTTGGTCCATCGGAGTGCTCTGGAGcgtcaccatcatcgtcttgGGGACATTTCTAACTATTGCTGGGACGTATGCTTCTGTGGTTGACATTATAGCCTCATACAAAGTATCTGGAGGTTCAGCGGCCTGGTCGTGTGCTGATAACTCTGGTTCTTCATAG
- a CDS encoding cytochrome P450 — MYIAELFKALSNEAVTRPYQTAVTSVLVSFLAYIIVNEYVARSARLAAFDGPKRLPIVGNLYQLRSNAAEKYREWAKTYGPVYQIQLGNIPILLVNSASAARTVFGTNSSATASRPEFYTFHKLVSNTAGTTIGTAPYNESLKRRRKGAASALNRPAVETYIPHLDLETKDFVTEAYKFGKAGTQEVDPLPLVQRLSLSLALTLNWGTRMPSSDSDLLREITHVEVEISRFRSTTDNLQDYIPLLRLNPFSFGHKKAAEYRNRRDAYLGMLNRDLEERVSKGTHKPCIQANIMLDREAKLNDVEMMSISLTMLSGGFETFSTVTTWAIAYLATHPEIQDKAYKAISDLHGPESPLCDPDDDQKCDYVRALVRESLRQANVSPILRLSLPRATNKDFYYEGKFVPKGTVVFLNSWACNMDDELWEDPEIFRPERWLEHPDHPMFTFGVGYRMCAGSLLANRELYLTFMRMIASFELSTRDEIDTNPLTGVEDLTSLVSTPRKYRVTFKPRNDAVLKAAIAQGFDE, encoded by the exons ATGTATATCGCCGAACTATTCAAGGCCCTCTCTAACGAGGCTGTCACGAGGCCCTACCAGACCGCGGTGACGAGTGTTCTCGTGTCGTTCCTTGCTTACATTATCGTCAACGAGTACGTGGCGAGGAGCGCTAGGTTAGCCGCCTTCGATGGACCGAAGAGACTCCCTATAGTAGGAAACCTCTATCAATTGAGGTCGAATGCGGCAGAGAAGTATCGAGAGTGGGCAAAGACATATGGACCAGTATACCAGATTCAACTTGGCAACATTCCCATCCTCTTGGTCAATAGTGCCTCCGCCGCGAGAACTGTCTTTGGAACAAACTCGTCAGCCACTGCTTCTCGGCCTGAATTCTACACATTCCACAAG CTCGTTTCCAACACCGCAGGTACCACGATTGGTACAGCTCCATACAACGAATCTCTTAagcgaagaagaaaaggagctGCTTCTGCCCTCAACCGACCCGCCGTCGAAACCTACATCCCCCATCTGGATCTCGAGACCAAAGACTTTGTTACCGAAGCCTACAAGTTCGGAAAAGCTGGAACGCAAGAGGTCGATCCGCTACCTCTGGTCCAGCGGCTGAGTCTCTCTCTGGCTTTGACGCTGAACTGGGGAACACGCATGCCCAGTTCTGATAGCGACCTGCTTAGGGAGATCACCCACGTCGAAGTCGAGATCAGCCGATTTCGAAGCACCACGGACAACTTGCAAGACTACATCCCACTGCTGCGCTTAAACCCCTTCTCATTCGGGCACAAAAAGGCTGCAGAGTATCGTAATCGTCGAGATGCATACCTGGGCATGCTGAACCGCGATCTTGAGGAGCGGGTAAGCAAGGGAACTCACAAGCCTTGCATTCAGGCAAATATCATGCTAGACCGAGAGGCCAAGCTCAACGACGTGGAGATGATGTCTATCAGCCTCACTATGCTGTCCGGTGGATTCGAGACTTTCTCAACGGTGACTACCTGGGCTATCGCCTACCTTGCAACGCACCCAGAGATCCAGGACAAGGCGTACAAGGCCATCTCAGATTTGCATGGCCCCGAGTCTCCTCTATGCGATCCTGACGATGACCAGAAGTGTGACTATGTCCGCGCCCTTGTGCGGGAAAGTTTGAGGCAAGCAAACGTCTCGCCTA TTCTTCGCTTATCCCTGCCTCGGGCAACCAACAAAGACTTCTACTACGAGGGAAAGTTTGTACCAAAAGGAACAGTAGTGTTCCTAAACTCCTGGGCATGCAATATGG ATGACGAGCTCTGGGAGGACCCCGAGATATTCCGTCCCGAGCGCTGGCTAGAGCATCCTGACCATCCCATGTTCACCTTTGGAGTGGGATACCGCATGTGTGCAGGCTCACTGCTAGCAAACCGCGAGCTATATCTCACCTTCATGCGCATGATAGCTAGCTTTGAACTCTCTACAAGAGATGAGATCGACACTAACCCGTTGACTGGGGTTGAAGACTTGACTAGTCTTGTGAGCACCCCGAGAAAGTATCGTGTCACCTTCAAGCCGCGAAACGATGCAGTCTTGAAGGCTGCGATTGCGCAGGGGTTTGATGAATAA